From Roseburia hominis, the proteins below share one genomic window:
- a CDS encoding 2-isopropylmalate synthase gives MKNVQKYERQYFMPPEVSFDWAKKDHIEKPPIWCSVDLRDGNQALIEPMSLEEKLEFFQLLVKVGFKEIEVGFPAASETEYKFMRTLIEKNMIPDDVTVQVLTQAREHIIKKTFEAVKGAPHAVVHLYNSTSVAQREQVFKKSKEEIMKIAVDGAVLLKKLADETDGNFTFQYSPESFPGTEVDYAVDVCNAVLDVWQPTKEKKAIINIPTTVENAMPHVFATQVEYVDKHLKYRDGVILCLHPHNDRGSGVATAEMGVLAGAERVEGTLFGNGERTGNVDIITLAMNMYSHGVDPGLDFSDIMSIRETYERLTRMHVYERQPYAGDLVFTAFSGSHQDAIAKGMAWREEKDCDKWTVPYLPIDPKDVGRTYDKDVIRINSQSGKGGVNYILKQNFGVSLPEKMKEEVGYLVKDVSDKAHKELTPEWVYHIFEDHYVNPKGIFTIDECHFKQEDGILASATISHGGGKRIVTASGNGRLDAVSNAIKQYFGISYELSFYEEHSLTKGSSSKACAYVGIICNGNTYWGVGIDADIIKASIEALTVSVNKIDEIKNVDECRDERLIEIMNYIQANYLDVSLDDLSEKFYLSKPYLSKYIKEKSGMTFGDIVKKVRMKKARALLKSSSMTVENIALSVGYQNVEHFNRLFKKAYNMTPVQFRNQK, from the coding sequence ATGAAGAATGTACAGAAATATGAAAGACAATATTTTATGCCCCCGGAGGTCAGCTTTGACTGGGCAAAAAAAGATCATATTGAGAAACCGCCGATCTGGTGCAGCGTGGATTTAAGAGACGGAAACCAGGCGCTGATCGAGCCGATGAGCCTGGAGGAGAAGCTGGAATTCTTCCAGCTCCTTGTAAAGGTGGGATTCAAGGAGATTGAGGTAGGCTTCCCGGCTGCTTCGGAGACAGAATATAAATTTATGCGTACTCTGATCGAGAAGAATATGATTCCGGATGATGTGACGGTACAGGTTCTGACCCAGGCGCGGGAACATATCATCAAGAAGACCTTTGAGGCGGTAAAGGGCGCGCCGCATGCTGTGGTTCATTTATATAATTCCACTTCGGTGGCACAGAGAGAACAGGTCTTTAAGAAGAGCAAGGAAGAGATTATGAAGATCGCTGTGGACGGCGCGGTGCTCTTAAAGAAGCTGGCGGACGAGACGGACGGCAATTTCACCTTCCAGTACAGTCCGGAAAGCTTCCCGGGAACGGAAGTGGACTATGCGGTGGACGTTTGCAACGCCGTATTGGATGTGTGGCAGCCGACCAAAGAGAAGAAGGCGATCATCAATATTCCGACTACCGTAGAAAATGCAATGCCCCACGTGTTTGCCACTCAGGTAGAATATGTGGATAAGCATTTGAAATACCGTGACGGCGTCATTCTCTGCCTGCATCCGCACAATGACCGTGGAAGCGGCGTGGCGACCGCGGAGATGGGCGTACTTGCCGGAGCGGAGCGTGTGGAAGGGACTCTGTTTGGAAACGGTGAGCGTACCGGTAATGTGGATATTATCACACTGGCGATGAACATGTACTCTCATGGAGTGGATCCGGGACTTGATTTCTCCGATATCATGTCGATCCGTGAGACCTATGAGCGTTTGACCAGAATGCATGTATACGAGAGACAGCCTTACGCAGGAGACCTGGTATTTACCGCGTTCTCCGGCTCTCATCAGGATGCCATTGCAAAGGGAATGGCCTGGAGAGAAGAAAAGGACTGCGACAAATGGACGGTTCCGTATCTTCCGATCGATCCCAAGGACGTGGGCCGTACCTACGACAAGGACGTGATTCGTATCAACAGCCAGTCCGGAAAGGGTGGCGTAAACTACATCCTGAAGCAGAACTTTGGCGTCAGCCTGCCGGAGAAGATGAAGGAAGAGGTGGGCTATCTGGTAAAAGACGTATCCGACAAAGCGCACAAGGAGCTTACGCCGGAATGGGTATATCACATTTTCGAAGATCATTATGTGAATCCGAAGGGAATCTTCACGATCGACGAGTGCCATTTCAAACAGGAGGACGGAATTCTGGCCTCCGCGACCATCTCACATGGCGGCGGCAAGCGCATTGTGACGGCTTCCGGAAATGGGCGCCTTGACGCGGTGAGCAATGCGATTAAACAGTATTTTGGCATCAGCTATGAGCTGTCATTCTATGAGGAGCATTCTCTTACCAAGGGATCTTCCTCCAAGGCGTGCGCTTACGTGGGAATCATCTGTAACGGAAATACCTACTGGGGCGTGGGAATCGATGCCGATATCATCAAGGCCTCCATTGAGGCGCTGACGGTATCAGTCAACAAGATCGATGAGATCAAGAATGTGGACGAATGCAGGGACGAGAGACTGATTGAGATCATGAATTATATTCAGGCAAATTACCTGGACGTATCCTTAGATGACCTGTCCGAGAAATTCTACTTGTCCAAACCGTATTTATCCAAGTATATCAAGGAGAAATCCGGAATGACCTTCGGGGATATCGTGAAGAAGGTCCGAATGAAAAAAGCACGTGCACTTTTAAAGAGCAGCAGCATGACGGTGGAGAATATCGCGCTCTCCGTAGGCTATCAGAATGTGGAGCATTTTAACCGGTTGTTCAAGAAGGCGTACAATATGACGCCGGTGCAGTTCAGAAATCAAAAGTAA
- a CDS encoding D-alanyl-D-alanine carboxypeptidase family protein, with product MMVRAGRTNREKKESRRGAICAGILVWSFFFILGIFYAAHLTACAEGEEKEQELIGSLYAKSAVLMDADSGRVLVEKDGDTMRPMASTTKILTCILALEEGNSEDIVTASKEAASQPRVHLGMQEGEQFYLEDLLYSLMLESHNDTAYAIAEHLAGSVPEFAKRMNEKAREIGCTNAHFVTPNGLDGSDADGIHSISASDLALIMSYCVAKSPKTEEFLKITQAGSHSFHDVEGKREFSCNNHNLFLSMMEGALSGKTGFTGDAGYCYVGALRQGERTFVVALLACGWPNHKDYKWADTKALMQYGLDTYTYRNVWQEPYLEEIPVEDGIPRSGRLFDLAKVQVKLGTGERELSLLLSDEEEVRVEVHQEAALLAPVKKGKQVGQIRYYLGEELVKEYKLTAGETVEKINFTWFLRQILSRYVKCALW from the coding sequence ATGATGGTAAGAGCAGGCAGAACAAACAGGGAAAAGAAAGAGTCAAGACGGGGAGCGATTTGCGCGGGAATCCTGGTTTGGTCTTTCTTTTTTATTTTAGGAATTTTTTATGCGGCGCATCTGACGGCGTGCGCAGAGGGTGAGGAGAAGGAGCAGGAGCTGATTGGATCCCTTTACGCCAAATCGGCGGTCCTGATGGATGCGGACAGCGGCAGAGTGCTGGTGGAAAAAGATGGAGATACCATGCGGCCTATGGCGAGTACGACGAAGATCCTGACGTGTATTCTGGCTTTGGAGGAGGGAAATTCGGAGGATATCGTGACGGCGTCGAAGGAAGCGGCGTCCCAGCCGCGGGTGCATCTGGGAATGCAGGAGGGGGAGCAATTCTATCTGGAAGATCTGCTTTATTCTTTGATGCTGGAGTCCCACAACGATACGGCATATGCCATTGCGGAGCACCTGGCCGGCTCCGTCCCGGAATTTGCGAAGAGAATGAATGAAAAAGCCAGGGAAATCGGTTGCACGAACGCTCATTTTGTGACGCCCAACGGGTTGGACGGCAGTGATGCGGACGGGATTCATAGCATCTCGGCGTCTGATCTGGCCCTGATCATGAGCTATTGTGTGGCAAAATCACCGAAGACAGAAGAGTTTCTTAAAATCACCCAGGCGGGCAGCCATTCCTTTCATGACGTAGAGGGAAAGAGAGAGTTTTCCTGCAACAATCACAATCTGTTCCTGTCCATGATGGAGGGCGCCCTTTCCGGAAAGACCGGGTTTACGGGAGATGCCGGATACTGCTATGTCGGCGCATTAAGGCAGGGGGAGCGGACTTTCGTCGTGGCCCTTCTGGCATGCGGCTGGCCCAATCACAAGGACTATAAGTGGGCGGACACGAAAGCACTGATGCAGTATGGGCTGGACACCTATACGTACCGAAATGTCTGGCAGGAACCTTATCTGGAAGAGATTCCGGTGGAAGATGGAATACCCAGAAGCGGAAGACTCTTTGATCTGGCGAAAGTGCAGGTGAAGCTGGGGACTGGCGAGAGGGAGTTGTCGCTCCTACTTTCTGATGAGGAGGAAGTCCGGGTGGAGGTCCATCAGGAGGCGGCGCTTTTGGCTCCGGTGAAGAAAGGGAAGCAAGTAGGGCAGATCCGCTACTACCTGGGAGAGGAACTGGTAAAGGAATATAAGCTGACGGCAGGGGAGACGGTAGAAAAGATAAACTTCACGTGGTTTCTGCGCCAGATTCTCTCGCGATATGTAAAGTGTGCGTTGTGGTGA
- the scpB gene encoding SMC-Scp complex subunit ScpB, whose product MEIKRLESIIEAILFTMGDSVEIEKIASVIEHDVATTRKLIHNMMDKYEEEDRGVRIIELENSYQMCTKTELYEYLIRVAKQPKKYVLTDVMLETLAIIAYKQPVTRLEIEKIRGVKSDHAVNKLIEYDLVCEVGRLDAPGRPILFGTTEEFLRRFSVHSLDDLPGIDEERIEMFKEEAEDEAQLKLDI is encoded by the coding sequence ATGGAAATTAAACGTTTGGAAAGCATTATAGAGGCAATTCTGTTTACCATGGGAGATTCTGTTGAAATAGAGAAGATCGCATCGGTCATCGAGCATGATGTGGCGACGACGAGGAAGCTCATACATAACATGATGGACAAGTACGAGGAGGAGGACCGGGGCGTTCGGATCATTGAACTTGAGAATTCCTACCAGATGTGTACAAAGACAGAATTATATGAGTATTTGATTCGTGTAGCTAAGCAGCCTAAAAAATACGTACTTACGGATGTGATGCTGGAGACGCTTGCGATCATCGCTTATAAGCAGCCGGTGACCCGTCTGGAGATTGAAAAGATCCGGGGAGTAAAAAGCGATCACGCCGTAAATAAGCTGATCGAGTATGATCTGGTCTGCGAGGTGGGGCGGCTTGACGCGCCGGGAAGACCGATTCTGTTCGGCACGACGGAAGAATTTCTGCGCAGATTCAGCGTACATTCTTTGGACGATCTCCCGGGAATCGACGAGGAGAGGATCGAGATGTTCAAGGAGGAAGCGGAGGACGAGGCGCAGCTTAAACTGGATATTTAG
- a CDS encoding segregation/condensation protein A: MGIPVKLQVFEGPLDLLLHLIDKNKIDIYDIPIVEITNQYMEYIHAMDREDLNVMSEFLLMAATLLDIKCRMLLPREVNEEGEEEDPRRELVEQLLQYKMYKYMSYELRDRQIDGQRMMYKASTIPKEVQEYVEPVDLDMLLTDLSLGKLNRIFRDVMKRQTDKIDPIRSKYGKIEKEEVTLPEKLLYVEEYAKVHRNFSFRDLLERQSSKFQVIVTFLAILELMKVGKIQIYQEHTFDDILITAIEDSEEKHGN; this comes from the coding sequence ATGGGAATTCCGGTTAAATTGCAGGTGTTCGAAGGTCCGCTGGATCTTCTTCTGCATTTGATAGATAAAAATAAAATCGACATATATGACATTCCGATCGTGGAGATCACGAATCAGTATATGGAGTATATCCATGCCATGGACAGGGAAGATCTGAACGTGATGAGTGAGTTTCTTCTGATGGCTGCTACGCTTCTGGATATCAAATGCCGTATGCTCCTGCCGCGCGAGGTGAATGAAGAAGGGGAAGAGGAAGATCCCAGGCGTGAGCTGGTGGAGCAGCTTCTCCAGTACAAGATGTACAAATATATGTCCTACGAGCTTCGGGACCGCCAGATCGACGGTCAGCGCATGATGTATAAGGCATCTACCATTCCAAAGGAAGTACAGGAATATGTGGAGCCGGTGGACCTGGATATGCTCCTTACGGACCTTTCGCTGGGAAAATTAAACCGTATTTTTCGCGATGTGATGAAAAGGCAGACGGATAAGATCGACCCGATCCGTAGCAAATACGGCAAGATCGAAAAGGAAGAGGTCACTCTGCCTGAGAAATTGCTCTATGTGGAGGAATACGCCAAGGTGCATCGGAATTTCAGCTTCCGGGACCTTTTGGAGCGGCAGTCCAGTAAATTTCAGGTCATCGTGACATTCCTGGCGATCCTGGAGCTGATGAAGGTAGGGAAAATACAGATCTATCAGGAGCACACTTTTGATGATATTTTGATTACAGCAATAGAGGACAGTGAGGAAAAGCATGGAAATTAA
- a CDS encoding metallophosphoesterase, whose translation MRLVLLFFCIVVAGVIAEIYREMHGFVISRCRIRSTKLSPDMPELKAVFLSDLHSKEYGANNQELVEAIRKEQPDLILIGGDMLVGKPDISFEKAAVFVEQLPQIATVWYASGNHEQRMRRDPETYGEAFAQYKNRLQKAGVHFLIDENVRITHHGEGICLGGLEVPEECYGRTSRYELEKEEVTRRIGKAPKDTFQILMAHPPEYVDIYRAWGADVILSGHLHGGIVRIPFLGAIFTPQFRLFPKYSGGFYREGDTTIVVSKGLGTHTINIRLFNPAELVVLQIEGQKKEKQEGR comes from the coding sequence ATGCGGCTAGTGCTGCTGTTCTTTTGTATTGTTGTGGCAGGTGTGATTGCAGAGATTTACAGGGAGATGCATGGGTTCGTAATCAGCAGATGCCGGATCAGGAGCACCAAATTATCTCCGGATATGCCGGAACTAAAAGCTGTGTTTCTTAGTGATCTGCATAGCAAAGAATATGGCGCAAATAACCAAGAGTTAGTCGAAGCGATAAGGAAAGAGCAACCTGATCTGATCCTGATTGGAGGGGATATGCTGGTAGGAAAACCAGATATTTCTTTTGAGAAAGCGGCGGTATTTGTCGAACAGTTACCCCAGATTGCGACAGTCTGGTATGCGAGTGGGAATCACGAACAGCGAATGCGAAGGGATCCGGAAACCTACGGCGAAGCGTTTGCACAGTACAAGAACCGCCTTCAAAAGGCGGGAGTTCATTTTCTGATCGATGAGAATGTTCGTATCACGCATCACGGAGAAGGAATCTGCCTCGGGGGCCTGGAGGTCCCGGAGGAGTGCTACGGCAGGACCAGCCGGTATGAACTGGAAAAAGAGGAAGTGACAAGGCGTATCGGAAAGGCCCCGAAGGATACCTTTCAAATCCTGATGGCGCATCCACCCGAGTATGTGGATATTTACCGGGCATGGGGAGCCGATGTTATCCTTTCCGGTCACCTTCACGGAGGAATCGTGCGGATTCCGTTTCTTGGAGCGATATTTACCCCGCAGTTCCGCCTTTTCCCCAAATACTCCGGCGGATTCTACCGGGAAGGGGATACGACAATCGTGGTCAGTAAAGGTCTTGGAACGCACACGATCAATATCCGTCTGTTCAATCCGGCAGAGCTTGTCGTGCTTCAGATCGAAGGACAGAAGAAGGAAAAGCAGGAAGGAAGATAA